From the genome of Amylibacter sp. IMCC11727:
TGGTCAGCTTGCTGTTCCTTGTGTACGGGGATCGTAAAATTTGGGGCGCAGTGCAAATGCGGCGCGGCCCGAACGTGGTTGGCCCATGGGGTCTGCTACAAACAGTGGCCGATGCGGCGAAATACATCTTTAAAGAGGTGCTGATCCCAGCAGGGGCGGATAAAACCGTCTTCTTGATGGCACCCTTGCTGTCGTTCATTCTCGCTCTGATCGCATGGGCGGTTATTCCGTTTTCCGAAGACATGGTTCTGGCGAACCTGAACGTTGCGGTCCTCTACATCTTTGCGATTGGCTCGCTTGAAGTTTACGGCGTGATTATGGGCGGTTGGGCGTCAAACTCCAAATATCCGTTCCTTGGTTCTTTGCGCTCTGCCGCGCAGATGATCTCTTACGAGGTGTCCATCGGCTTTATCATCATCGGTATTATCATTTCCACGGGTTCCCTGAGCCTCGTTGATATCGTAAAAGCGCAAGAGGGCGGTTGGGGCCTGTTCAACTGGTACTGGTTGCCCCATTTCCCAATGGTATTCCTGTTCTTTATCAGTGCGTTGGCTGAAACGAACCGTCCACCGTTTGACCTTCCCGAAGCGGAATCAGAATTGGTTGCGGGCTATCAAGTAGAATATTCATCCACACCGTTCCTGTTGTTCATGGCGGGCGAATACATCGCGATTTGGCTGATGTGC
Proteins encoded in this window:
- the nuoH gene encoding NADH-quinone oxidoreductase subunit NuoH — encoded protein: MDGFFATNLGTLVIIIAQCLLVTAFVMVSLLFLVYGDRKIWGAVQMRRGPNVVGPWGLLQTVADAAKYIFKEVLIPAGADKTVFLMAPLLSFILALIAWAVIPFSEDMVLANLNVAVLYIFAIGSLEVYGVIMGGWASNSKYPFLGSLRSAAQMISYEVSIGFIIIGIIISTGSLSLVDIVKAQEGGWGLFNWYWLPHFPMVFLFFISALAETNRPPFDLPEAESELVAGYQVEYSSTPFLLFMAGEYIAIWLMCALTSIFFFGGWLSPIPGLPDGALWLVLKMAFFFFLFAMVKAIVPRYRYDQLMRIGWKVFLPLSLIWVVVVSILAFTDGDERNLGGLWARWEVEASE